The following proteins come from a genomic window of Natrinema saccharevitans:
- the cyaB gene encoding class IV adenylate cyclase: protein MYEVEAKVPADLGVVRERLERLAATPEGAVVQVDTYYDAPHREFAETDEALRIRSERPEDGEAETRVTYKGPLVDDESKTREEVETAVADGEKTDAILTNLGFEPAATVRKERERFSLEGYTVTLDSVADVGDYVEVETEVDREDELETAREGAYDVLERLGLDPDDQLRTSYLGLLLES, encoded by the coding sequence ATGTACGAGGTCGAAGCCAAGGTTCCCGCGGACCTCGGGGTCGTCCGCGAACGGCTCGAGCGCCTCGCGGCGACGCCCGAGGGCGCGGTCGTGCAGGTCGACACCTACTACGACGCGCCCCATCGGGAGTTCGCCGAGACCGACGAGGCGCTGCGGATCCGATCGGAACGCCCCGAGGACGGCGAGGCGGAAACCCGTGTCACGTACAAGGGGCCGCTCGTCGACGACGAGTCCAAGACCCGCGAGGAGGTCGAAACCGCCGTCGCGGACGGCGAAAAGACCGACGCGATCCTGACGAACCTCGGCTTCGAGCCCGCCGCGACGGTCCGGAAAGAGCGCGAGCGGTTCTCGCTCGAGGGGTATACCGTCACCCTCGATTCGGTCGCCGACGTCGGCGACTACGTCGAGGTCGAGACCGAGGTCGATCGCGAAGACGAACTCGAGACCGCCCGCGAGGGGGCCTACGACGTCCTCGAGCGACTGGGACTCGATCCCGACGACCAGCTCCGGACCTCGTATCTCGGTTTGCTGCTCGAGTCCTGA